The following proteins are co-located in the Chloroflexota bacterium genome:
- a CDS encoding acetate--CoA ligase family protein → MKVEARPAFDLRALFAPRSIAVVGASPRSDLATTVRDNIARVGGTARCYFVNPRYDAIDGTPCHPDLASLPEVPDTVLIAVNPLRAASLTTIAAAAGVPAVVIPGGGVVEGGEAAARMQAEVAAVAAATGTAVLGPNCMGVIDLTTHSATYIDDLPPTLRRGGVAGIAQSGSVTDAFVHAGTRIGWSRIVSCGSEAVLDICDYLAHSLADPETHAVVLFVEGFKRPERFLALADHALELGKTILAIKVGRSRQAQEAAIAHTGSLAGEDRVTDAALRAAGVVRCDDLDDLLEAAALVTGSRRLGRGVGAGRTAVVTVSTGEGSLIADLASRTGVDLPPIPAAARSRIVAELPTLGYVGNPLDPWGAGEAAPTYRSCFEALADSGAYDVVALVHDFPFRSQPGEVALATELAGELVRTTAALPAILPVFVSLTSGDATPEVLDLLDGAGGIPALRGTTAAFASIARLAWWERRRANRRAAGPARSGWPALAADVPPYGHDGSAADPIEVGDGDARDLDGGGSAAATGQVLSERASLDLLRAAGLPVVRVIAIPIEGVEESAAAAAESLGWPVVVKLDADGLAHKTEIGGVVVGVEDPAGVRRAVRRVLGAARSAGVTARGVLVQPAVPLGVELIVGARRDRQFGPVVVVGLGGILAEVMDDVAIRLAPVALPDAREMLDDLRGAAILHGVRGRPAVDLDRLAAFVVELGQAIADHPDWREVDVNPLIAGSARAIAVDALVILEADAVTPPTRRSP, encoded by the coding sequence ACTTCGTGAATCCGCGCTACGACGCGATCGACGGGACGCCATGCCACCCCGACCTCGCGTCGCTGCCCGAGGTGCCGGACACCGTGCTCATCGCGGTCAACCCGCTGCGGGCCGCGTCGCTCACGACGATCGCCGCCGCGGCGGGCGTGCCGGCCGTCGTCATCCCGGGCGGTGGGGTCGTCGAGGGTGGCGAGGCGGCGGCCCGGATGCAGGCGGAGGTCGCCGCCGTGGCGGCCGCGACGGGGACGGCCGTCCTCGGGCCGAACTGCATGGGCGTCATCGACCTGACCACGCACAGCGCCACGTACATCGACGACCTGCCGCCGACCCTCAGGCGTGGCGGCGTGGCCGGGATCGCCCAGTCGGGCAGCGTCACCGATGCCTTCGTCCATGCCGGGACGCGGATCGGCTGGAGCCGCATCGTGAGCTGCGGCTCGGAGGCGGTCCTCGACATCTGCGACTACCTCGCGCACAGCCTCGCCGACCCCGAGACGCACGCCGTCGTCCTGTTCGTCGAGGGATTCAAGCGCCCGGAGCGCTTCCTCGCCCTCGCGGATCACGCCCTCGAGCTCGGCAAGACCATCCTCGCCATCAAGGTCGGCCGGAGCCGCCAGGCGCAGGAGGCGGCGATCGCCCACACCGGATCGCTCGCCGGTGAGGACCGGGTGACCGACGCGGCACTGCGGGCCGCGGGCGTGGTCCGCTGCGACGATCTGGACGATCTCCTCGAGGCGGCCGCGCTCGTGACCGGGTCTCGCCGCCTCGGCCGCGGGGTCGGTGCCGGCCGCACGGCCGTCGTGACCGTCTCGACCGGCGAAGGCTCGCTCATCGCGGACCTCGCCTCCCGGACGGGCGTGGACCTGCCGCCGATCCCCGCGGCCGCCCGCTCGCGGATCGTGGCCGAACTGCCGACGCTCGGGTACGTCGGCAATCCGCTCGACCCATGGGGCGCTGGCGAGGCGGCACCCACGTATCGAAGCTGTTTCGAGGCGCTCGCCGATTCGGGGGCCTACGACGTGGTGGCCCTCGTGCACGACTTCCCGTTCCGCTCCCAGCCGGGCGAGGTCGCGCTCGCGACCGAGCTGGCCGGCGAGCTCGTGCGCACGACCGCTGCGCTGCCCGCCATCCTGCCGGTCTTCGTGTCACTGACCTCCGGCGACGCCACGCCCGAGGTCCTCGACCTCCTCGATGGAGCGGGTGGGATCCCGGCGCTCAGGGGCACGACGGCAGCCTTCGCATCCATCGCCCGCCTCGCCTGGTGGGAGCGGCGGCGCGCGAACCGACGCGCGGCCGGGCCGGCGAGGAGCGGCTGGCCGGCGCTCGCGGCGGACGTGCCGCCGTACGGCCACGACGGTTCGGCTGCGGATCCGATCGAGGTTGGCGACGGCGACGCCCGCGACCTCGACGGCGGCGGATCGGCCGCGGCGACCGGGCAGGTGCTGTCCGAGCGAGCGTCCCTCGACCTTCTCCGCGCTGCCGGGTTGCCCGTCGTCCGCGTGATCGCGATCCCCATCGAGGGTGTCGAGGAGTCGGCGGCCGCCGCCGCCGAGTCGCTCGGCTGGCCGGTGGTCGTCAAGCTCGACGCGGACGGCCTCGCCCACAAGACGGAGATCGGGGGCGTCGTCGTCGGCGTCGAGGATCCGGCGGGTGTCCGTCGGGCGGTCCGCCGCGTCCTCGGGGCGGCACGGTCCGCGGGGGTGACGGCGAGGGGCGTCCTCGTTCAACCCGCGGTCCCGCTGGGCGTCGAGCTCATCGTGGGTGCGCGTCGCGACCGCCAGTTCGGGCCGGTCGTCGTCGTCGGACTCGGCGGCATCCTCGCTGAGGTCATGGACGATGTCGCGATCCGCCTCGCGCCCGTGGCCCTCCCCGACGCTCGGGAGATGCTCGATGACCTTCGTGGCGCGGCGATCCTCCACGGCGTGCGCGGTCGTCCGGCCGTCGATCTCGACCGCCTGGCGGCCTTCGTCGTCGAGCTCGGCCAGGCCATCGCCGACCATCCGGATTGGCGTGAAGTGGACGTCAACCCCCTCATCGCCGGATCGGCTAGAGCGATCGCGGTCGACGCGCTCGTGATCCTCGAGGCCGATGCCGTCACCCCACCAACGAGGAGATCCCCATGA
- a CDS encoding glycine cleavage system protein T: MTAIRTAEPTTSSTLYFGPWYRRSPFFERTLAAGCSAYDIYNHMYLPGYYADPVEEYWHLLNAVTVWDVSVERIVEITGPDASAFVNTLTCRDLTRCAPGQGKYVLITAEDGGIVNDPVLLRIDPDRWWLALADSDAGLWARGVAVHSGMNVTVREPEIYPIQIQGPRSKDVMRTLFGDAILDIRYYWTLQTELDGIPLVISRTGWTGEVGYELYLRDPSRGGDLWDRVMEAGRPHDIRPIAPCEARRIEAGIFNYGSDMTIANNPFEIMGLERLVEPQAADYIGKAALEEIRARGVTRKLVGIEVAGDALSFEIAEKRPALHRGERVGEITDLIWSPRLAKNIGYVWVPIELSAPGTPLEIVAPDGGSWPATTAALPFLDPNKEVPKS; this comes from the coding sequence ATGACCGCGATCCGGACCGCCGAGCCGACCACGTCATCCACGCTGTACTTCGGACCCTGGTACCGCCGCTCGCCGTTTTTCGAGCGCACCCTCGCCGCGGGCTGCTCCGCCTACGACATCTACAACCACATGTACCTGCCCGGCTACTACGCGGATCCGGTCGAGGAGTACTGGCATCTCCTCAACGCCGTGACGGTGTGGGACGTCTCCGTCGAGCGGATCGTGGAGATCACCGGGCCGGACGCGTCCGCCTTCGTCAACACGCTGACCTGCCGCGACCTCACCCGGTGCGCACCCGGCCAGGGCAAGTACGTCCTCATCACCGCAGAGGACGGCGGCATCGTCAATGACCCGGTGCTCCTTCGCATCGACCCGGATCGCTGGTGGCTCGCGCTCGCTGACAGCGACGCGGGACTGTGGGCGCGCGGCGTGGCCGTCCACTCGGGGATGAACGTCACGGTCCGCGAGCCGGAGATCTACCCGATCCAGATCCAGGGACCGCGGTCGAAGGACGTCATGCGGACGCTGTTCGGCGACGCGATCCTCGACATCCGCTACTACTGGACGCTGCAGACGGAGCTCGACGGGATCCCGCTGGTCATCAGCCGGACGGGCTGGACGGGCGAGGTGGGCTACGAGCTCTACCTCCGCGACCCGTCCCGCGGCGGCGACCTCTGGGACCGGGTCATGGAGGCCGGCCGGCCGCACGACATCCGCCCGATCGCGCCATGCGAGGCGCGGCGCATCGAGGCCGGCATCTTCAACTACGGCTCGGATATGACGATCGCGAACAACCCGTTCGAGATCATGGGCCTCGAGCGGCTCGTCGAACCGCAGGCGGCCGACTACATCGGCAAGGCGGCCCTCGAGGAGATCCGGGCGCGAGGCGTCACGCGGAAGCTCGTCGGGATCGAGGTCGCCGGCGATGCCCTGTCATTCGAGATCGCCGAGAAGCGGCCGGCACTCCATCGAGGCGAACGAGTGGGTGAGATCACGGACCTCATCTGGTCGCCCCGGCTCGCGAAGAACATCGGCTACGTCTGGGTCCCGATCGAGCTGTCGGCGCCCGGCACGCCGCTCGAGATCGTCGCTCCGGATGGCGGGAGCTGGCCGGCCACGACGGCGGCCCTCCCGTTCCTCGACCCGAACAAGGAGGTCCCGAAGTCATGA